From one Cyprinus carpio isolate SPL01 chromosome B3, ASM1834038v1, whole genome shotgun sequence genomic stretch:
- the LOC109110945 gene encoding putative nuclease HARBI1 yields MSLDRRSKRTDDPPGRSPTRLSPEQGVSGSVAEPPEPGEKTWVGCYNRDPGVSLLVGGGGHSPQGHLPPEDPGAPGRSVPRVCRAGTPQSFYQSCGAIDGCHIRIKPPSGPDCQCYRNRKLFPSIILQAVCDHQGRFIDTYVGWPGSVHDSRVLRHSPLYAQSSYPPPGHFILADGGYPCLQRPLPLITPYKRQVQGVGAQRFNSHHSRARSIIEGGFGMMKTRFRSIFLQALEVHYTFVPHVVTACTILHNICLSAGDVLAPEDEPEDDVEEDEGEADMEAVSGAQWRDQLCAEVSALEVVPPGHNYL; encoded by the exons ATGTCGCTGGACCGCAGGTCTAAAAGAACCGATGATCCG CCAGGAAGATCCCCGACCAGACTTTCGCCTGAGCAGGGAGTCTCTGGCAGTGTTGCAGAACCTCCTGAACCAGGAGAGAAGACATGGGTGGGGTGCTACAATagagaccctggtgtttctcttctggtTG GAGGTGGTGGCCATTCGCCACAAGGTCATCTTCCTCCCGAAGACCCCGGAGCACCTGGAAGAAGTGTCCCGCGGGTTTGCAGGGCTGGCACGCCACAGAGCTTTTATCAAAGCTGCGGTGCCATCGACGGCTGTCACATCCGCATCAAGCCTCCGAGCGGCCCTGATTGTCAGTGCTACAGAAACAGGAAACTGTTTCCATCCATAATCCTTCAGGCTGTTTGTGACCATCAGGGCCGCTTCATCGATACGTACGTGGGCTGGCCTGGATCGGTGCACGACTCCAGGGTGCTCCGCCACAGCCCACTGTACGCTCAGTCATCCTACCCTCCTCCAGGGCATTTCATCTTGGCCGATGGAGGATATCCATGCCTCCAACGGCCTCTCCCCCTCATCACTCCTTACAAGAGGCAGGTGCAAGGTGTGGGAGCCCAGCGCTTTAACAGCCATCATTCCAGGGCACGCTCCATTATAGAGGGTGGTTTTGGAATGATGAAGACAAGGTTCCGGTCCATCTTCCTGCAAGCGCTGGAGGTGCACTACACCTTTGTTCCTCAT GTTGTGACAGCATGCACCATCCTCCACAACATCTGCCTCAGTGCCGGAGACGTGTTGGCACCTGAGGATGAGCCTGAGGACGATGTGGAGGAAGATGAGGGGGAGGCTGACATGGAGGCCGTCAGCGGTGCTCAGTGGCGGGACCAACTCTGTGCTGAGGTGTCTGCCCTGGAGGTTGTACCACCAGGTCATAACTACCTTTAA